The following proteins come from a genomic window of Anopheles ziemanni chromosome 3, idAnoZiCoDA_A2_x.2, whole genome shotgun sequence:
- the LOC131287333 gene encoding inactive peptidyl-prolyl cis-trans isomerase shutdown-like, translated as MDNGMKLKQPLDIGEVLSDGAEFQVDKEFLSDNYGEELYFEGDYSSGDEDEENSTQQVTPWNGSFDELRKEMQPISQLIYKRITKEGVGKWQSSNIRVTIEYNAFNEHALTPFDSSKLRKVPCRFILGGGDVLPGLDQAVQTMLAGEEAEFIISYKLLYGEVGCPPRIKPKADGLFVIKLIGFVELETNAAIAIEPDCKERRSYATAKETVAEMRKVAKESYQRDMVPNAIDKYKAAVNILHKCQLKDEAEQKEQEETLILLYTSLAVCYNRRQQPKAACNMVNEIRRLCDINQNAKVLYQEGKALLKLGEFERARICLKRAEKLLPGDENIAASLKSLNISTEKYRQEEKSIWARAMGMATKKQEQSVDELKRFTDSVRGAINMFIKDAISTTLPLPEHLTEQEIKILHELADEFKLKLTAQLYENKKQYKFTK; from the exons ATGGACAacggaatgaaattaaaacaacctCTTGATATTGG CGAAGTGCTCAGTGATGGGGCAGAGTTTCAAGTAGACAAGGAATTCCTAAGCGACAATTATGGCGAAGAACTCTATTTCGAAGGTGACTACAGTAGTGGAGATGAGGACGAGGAAAACAGCACACAACAGGTAACTCCTTGGAATGGGAGCTTTGACGAGCTGCGCAAAGAGATGCAACCTATTTCGCAGTTGATCTACAAGCGCATAACGAAGGAAGGCGTTGGCAAATGGCAATCAAGCAACATTCGTGTTACTATAGAATACAATGCCTTCAATGAGCACGCACTAACGCCGTTCGATTCCAGCAAGCTACGCAAGGTACCGTGCCGGTTCATACTGGGTGGCGGCGATGTACTTCCTGGGTTGGATCAAGCTGTGCAGACGATGCTGGCAGGCGAAGAAGccgaatttattatttcatataAGCTCCTCTACGGAGAGGTAGGATGTCCACCCCGCATCAAACCGAAAGCTGATGGCCTTTTTGTGATTAAACTGATCGGCTTCGTGGAACTGGAGACGAACGCTGCCATTGCTATTGAGCCAGATTGCAAGGAACGCCGGTCGTATGCGACGGCAAAAGAGACTGTAGCCGAGATGCGCAAAGTCGCCAAAGAGTCTTACCAGCGTGATATGGTTCCGAACGCGATCGATAAATACAAGGCAGCCGTTAACATTCTTCACAAGTGCCAATTGAAAGACGAGGCGGAACAGAAAGAGCAAGAGGAAACATTGATCTTACTGTACACCAGCTTGGCCGTATGCTACAACCGTAGGCAACAACCGAAGGCCGCCTGTAATATGGTGAACGAAATTCGTCGCCTTTGTGACATCAACCAAAATGCTAAGGTGCTCTATCAAGAGGGAAAGGCTCTACTTAAGCTAGGTGAATTCGAAAGAGCCCGAATCTGCCTGAAGCGTGCCGAGAAACTCCTGCCAGGCGACGAGAACATTGCAGCGTCCCTGAAATCGCTGAACATTAGTACCGAAAAGTATCGtcaggaagaaaaaagcataTGGGCACGTGCAATGGGTATGGCCACTAAAAAACAAGAGCAATCAGTTGATGAACTGAAAAGGTTTACCGACTCCGTCAGAGGTGCGATAAACATGTTCATTAAAGATGCCATAAGCACCACGTTGCCTCTGCCGGAGCATCTAACGGAGCAGGAGATAAAAATTTTACATGAGTTGGCCGATGAGTTT
- the LOC131289651 gene encoding ribose-5-phosphate isomerase — protein sequence MIRSFLRQLSPIVISKPEFAAGTTLAKAYLSSLTHVRTMSLDDAKKCAAYKAVDEFVKDNTVIGIGSGSTVVYAVHRIAERVKSEGLKLVCIPTSFQARQLIIEHGLTLGDLECNPRLDCAIDGADEVDAKMVLIKGGGGCLLQEKIVASCAERLIVIADYTKDSSKLGQQYRKGIPIEVVPMAYVPIKTKVEKQFAGSLKLRMAVAKAGPVVTDNGNFILDWHFDDNKEYDWDAINREIMMIPGVVDTGLFVGMATKAYFGQPDGSVTERKA from the exons ATGATTCGTAGTTTCCTGCGACAACTTTCACCGATCGTTATCAGTAAACCAGAGTTTGCTGCAGGTACGACATTAGCAAAAGCATATCTCTCCTCTTTAACGCACGTTAGGACGATGTCGCTGGACGACGCGAAAAAGTGTGCAGCTTACAAGGCGGTCGATGAGTTCGTCAAGGATAACACCGTTATCGGGATCGGATCGGGCTCCACGGTGGTCTACGCTGTGCATCGAATTGCCGAAAGAGTGAAGTCAGAAGGCTTGAAGCTGGTTTGCATTCCTACCAGTTTCCAAGCTCGACAATTAATCATTGAGCATGGTCTGACGTTGGGGGATCTCGAGTGCAATCCCCGGTTAGATTGTGCTATCGATGGAGCAGATGAAGTGGACGCCAAAATGGTCCTCATTAAGGGTGGTGGAGGTTGCTTGTTGCAG GAAAAGATCGTTGCGTCCTGCGCAGAGCGATTGATCGTGATCGCGGATTACACAAAGGACTCCAGCAAGTTGGGTCAACAGTACCGTAAGGGCATTCCTATCGAGGTAGTGCCGATGGCTTACGTGCCAATAAAGACAAAGGTGGAGAAACAATTTGCAGGCAGTTTGAAACTGCGAATGGCAGTGGCAAAGGCAGGCCCGGTCGTAACAGACAACGGGAATTTCATCTTGGATTGGCATTTTGATGATAATAAGGAATACGACTGGGATGCGATCAACCGGGAGATTATGATGATTCCGGGTGTCGTTGATACGGGTCTGTTTGTTGGTATGGCCACCAAGGCATACTTTGGACAGCCTGATGGATCTGTTACAGAGCGTAAAGCTTGA
- the LOC131289652 gene encoding protein TEX261 isoform X2, which translates to MSFLGLLSYVSLLVQICFMTVSIAAGLYYLAELVEEYTVIAKKIIKWMVALTASLYIVFIFTETFSWAMILCGLGGQILHAFILTDFPFVRFLSPAFLGAVILLLVNHYFAFVYFQLQFHALTEMMAYFTLCLWLVPFALFVSLSANDNVLPTSNERTHQRGTDVVTNYFSSRKKAGLLSLFSYAKETLLPERNKKSF; encoded by the exons ATGTCCTTCCTCGGGCTTCTCAGCTACGTTTCGCTGCTTGTACAAATTTGCTTCATGACTGTATCCATCG CTGCCGGCCTATACTACCTAGCGGAATTGGTAGAAGAGTATACCGTCATAGCGAAGAAAATTATCAAATGGATGGTAGCGTTGACGGCATCGCTCTAcatagttttcattttcactgaAACCTTCTCTTGGGCGATGATACTCTGCGGGCTCGGAGGACAAATCTTGCATGCGTTCATCTTAACTGACTTCCCCTTTGTGCGGTTTCTATCGCCGGCATTCCTCGGAGCTGTGATATTGTTGCTAGTGAATCACTACTTTGCGTTTGTGTACTTCCAACTACAGTTCCATGCCTTGACTGAGATGATGGCGTACTTCACGCTATGTCTATGGTTGGTGCCATTTGCGCtatttgtttctctttcgGCCAACGACAATGTACTGCCGACCAGCAATGAACGGACACATCAGCGAGGTAC CGATGTGGTCACAAATTACTTTTCCAGTAGGAAAAAGGCGGGCCTTCTTTCGCTTTTCAGCTACGCGAAGGAGACACTGCTTCCAGAGCGTAATAAAAAATCGTTCTAG
- the LOC131289652 gene encoding protein TEX261 isoform X1 codes for MSFLGLLSYVSLLVQICFMTVSIAAGLYYLAELVEEYTVIAKKIIKWMVALTASLYIVFIFTETFSWAMILCGLGGQILHAFILTDFPFVRFLSPAFLGAVILLLVNHYFAFVYFQLQFHALTEMMAYFTLCLWLVPFALFVSLSANDNVLPTSNERTHQRGGSDVVTNYFSSRKKAGLLSLFSYAKETLLPERNKKSF; via the exons ATGTCCTTCCTCGGGCTTCTCAGCTACGTTTCGCTGCTTGTACAAATTTGCTTCATGACTGTATCCATCG CTGCCGGCCTATACTACCTAGCGGAATTGGTAGAAGAGTATACCGTCATAGCGAAGAAAATTATCAAATGGATGGTAGCGTTGACGGCATCGCTCTAcatagttttcattttcactgaAACCTTCTCTTGGGCGATGATACTCTGCGGGCTCGGAGGACAAATCTTGCATGCGTTCATCTTAACTGACTTCCCCTTTGTGCGGTTTCTATCGCCGGCATTCCTCGGAGCTGTGATATTGTTGCTAGTGAATCACTACTTTGCGTTTGTGTACTTCCAACTACAGTTCCATGCCTTGACTGAGATGATGGCGTACTTCACGCTATGTCTATGGTTGGTGCCATTTGCGCtatttgtttctctttcgGCCAACGACAATGTACTGCCGACCAGCAATGAACGGACACATCAGCGAG GTGGAAGCGATGTGGTCACAAATTACTTTTCCAGTAGGAAAAAGGCGGGCCTTCTTTCGCTTTTCAGCTACGCGAAGGAGACACTGCTTCCAGAGCGTAATAAAAAATCGTTCTAG
- the LOC131285346 gene encoding uncharacterized protein LOC131285346: MDEYKKLNWSKHNPRSEAKLLEQTAIDFALYQDDIFNLHINEIDPIHRIDDTFSNFTEHIEMPIDPRTGRPVQELEVEPCKPLRLFGQFPSGSRLRADEHQHCLSMLNRLNMRLSCTGPNERKDYARYLKIMKKLAPERELFEQFVRNYFFTNLLGRVKNIEPELDELVVSIWHKKVEECIASSPDLVGKYRLMTAVAFGGYAENLSSLALEPVSREVLETGHVRNLFTENLLRCARLRRNQRVLEDFVDEWSSIQRRRTDEFTNIFLILGQVPEVSTVIPAGTLTLLLNHARNAQEQWTIPFHIKLFEGRRVLIMESKLPSATLSTSSRKVKAYKLLAKTFMTFPKTGEPNEHNNESDGEKKEQEEVKFEPVSIAEYLQRVQSTKSRRIQLRDNRFYRPWKLRDGEDEHFLLIHSRQDCYESFRKERIFMNISIKLEYQPEFGAERMSMAELLQEWARQLLRPESKTLRLRVNSLTHTIISHHYLELRDIEEELTRLYGIQPQKLVANVWNTLKLLQDFPPGVYLLQRDGKIPQGLSVYAQDDGKTSADGVMLDFCQLVRSVEYDCPPLEQYEWTPIDKFVITKLHRENILLPCSFPHWKLVRRLASRECHKPKQPVKKPAPIVPGAKKKKGDQAPTQPNSTVKVEPVNQPKPHSAGKLLRKEKKKKRKQELQQQKAQAEKLRQSLDQYAPYEGPARRWSAKNTKPPVAIEGTEGVGISATPSGSMEALRSNPVDYSSYAQQALLDPSENN, encoded by the exons ATGGACGAATACAAAAAACTGAACT gGTCTAAACATAATCCACGATCAGAAGCCAAATTGCTGGAACAGACGGCAATCGATTTTGCACTCTACCAGGATGATATCTTCAATCTGCATATCAACGAAATTGATCCGATACACCGGATTGATGACACGTTCAGCAATTTTACTGAACATATTGAAATGCCTATCGATCCCCGTACCGGTCGACCGGTGCAGGAATTGGAAGTGGAACCATGCAAACCGTTGCGTTTGTTCGGCCAGTTTCCATCCGGTTCGCGCTTACGTGCCGACGAACACCAGCACTGTCTATCAATGCTAAATCGGCTCAACATGCGACTATCGTGCACCGGTCCGAACGAGCGCAAAGATTATGCTCGCTATCTAAAGATCATGAAAAAGTTGGCCCCCGAGAGGGAACTGTTTGAGCAATTTGTGCGCAATTACTTCTTCACAAATCTTTTGGGACGCGTGAAAAATATCGAACCTGAGCTAGACGAACTGGTGGTCAGCATTTGGCATAAAAAGGTAGAAGAGTGTATAGCATCATCGCCGGATCTCGTTGGAAAGTATCGTCTGATGACAGCCGTTGCGTTTGGAGGATACGCAGAAAATCTCTCAAGCTTGGCCCTGGAACCCGTTAGTCGAGAAGTGCTCGAGACGGGACACGTCCGAAATTTGTTCACCGAAAATTTGCTGCGATGCGCTAGGTTGCGCAGAAACCAGCGTGTTTTAGAGGACTTTGTGGACGAATGGTCCAGCATCCAGCGGCGACGAACGGACGAGTTTACGAATATTTTCTTAATCCTCGGTCAGGTACCGGAGGTGTCGACTGTAATCCCCGCGGGCACCCTTACGCTGCTGCTGAATCACGCCAGGAATGCACAGGAACAGTGGACGATACCGTTCCATATAAAATTGTTCGAAGGGAGACGGGTGCTTATTATGGAAAGTAAACTTCCGTCGGCAACATTATCCACATCCTCCCGGAAAGTAAAGGCATACAAGCTGCTAGCGAAGACTTTCATGACCTTTCCGAAAACCGGAGAACCCAACGAACATAATAATGAGTCCGacggtgaaaaaaaagagcagGAAGAGGTAAAATTTGAACCAGTTTCTATCGCGGAGTACCTACAACGAGTGCAAAGTACGAAGTCAAGACGAATCCAGCTGCGAGACAACCGATTCTATCGGCCGTGGAAGTTAAGGGACGGTGAAGATGAACACTTTCTCCTAATACACTCGCGCCAGGATTGTTATGAATCGTTTCGTAAAGAGCGTATCTTTATGAACATCTCCATAAAGTTAGAATATCAACCGGAGTTCGGTGCGGAGCGAATGTCGATGGCAGAATTACTTCAGGAATGGGCTCGACAGCTGTTACGTCCCGAGTCCAAAACGTTACGGCTGCGCGTAAACTCACTGACACATACCATAATTTCGCATCATTACCTGGAGCTGAGAGATATCGAAGAAGAACTGACACGTTTGTACGGAATTCAGCCCCAAAAGTTAGTAGCAAACGTTTGGAACACATTGAAACTGTTGCAAGACTTTCCACCGGGAGTTTACTTGCTACAGCGTGACGGGAAAATACCGCAAGGACTCTCGGTGTACGCGCAGGACGATGGTAAAACGTCCGCCGATGGTGTGATGCTAGATTTCTGTCAGCTTGTGCGCTCGGTGGAGTACGATTGTCCGCCACTGGAGCAGTACGAGTGGACACCAATCGATAAGTTCGTAATTACAAAGTTGCACCGTGAAAATATACTACTTCCATGCAGTTTCCCGCACTGGAAGCTGGTGCGACGCCTGGCATCACGAGAATGCCACAAGCCGAAGCAACCGGTCAAGAAACCGGCTCCGATCGTGCCGGgcgcgaagaaaaaaaaaggtgaccaAGCACCAACTCAACCTAATAGTACAGTCAAAGTCGAGCCCGTCAATCAACCAAAGCCCCATAGTGCAGGAAAACTTTTacggaaggagaaaaaaaagaaacgcaagCAAGAACTTCAGCAACAGAAGGCTCAAGCGGAAAAGTTAAGACAATCTCTCGATCAGTACGCACCGTACGAAGGCCCGGCGAGACGGTGGTCAGCCAAGAACACGAAACCCCCAGTGGCTATAGAAGGAACGGAAGGCGTAGGTATTTCCGCTACGCCTTCTGGCTCTATGGAGGCTCTCCGATCTAATCCAGTGGACTATAGTTCGTATGCGCAACAAGCTTTATTAGATCCAAGcgaaaataattga
- the LOC131287858 gene encoding UPF0598 protein CG30010, with product MFLKRFLNISTIHVRNISHVQGQSPAPKVREYFYYIDHEGMLFLDDARMKNFTSCFKEKKFLEFFFNRLKVNDTDRYKEEFPFLSICGRERNYIRCDDLPIVFTHIFEDSDNAEMISYAHVGDKLRIPWEPNRVCMFPDSGRVYHPAPDRYGSIGLIRSKLAIELSSYFTFDNGEDQPPTSLRWKNKEFELDQHWWRETYIGKRKAKVL from the exons atgtttttaaaacggtTCTTGAATATTTCTACTATCCATGTACGTAATATATCGCACGTGCAGGGCCAATCACCGGCACCGAAGGTGCGCGAATATTTTTACTACATCGATCACGAAGGCATG ctGTTCCTGGACGATGCTAGAATGAAAAACTTCACTTCCTGCTTCAAAGAGAAAAAGTTTCTGGAATTCTTTTTCAACCGGCTGAAGGTGAACGATACCGACCGGTACAAGGAAGAATTTCCCTTCCTCTCCATATGCGGTCGTGAAAGGAACTACATCCGATGCGATGACCTACCAATTGTGTTTACTCACATATTCGAAGACAGTG ACAATGCGGAAATGATATCCTACGCACATGTCGGTGATAAGCTGCGAATTCCATGGGAACCGAAtcgtgtttgtatgtttccgGACAGCGGGCGAGTGTACCATCCAGCTCCGGACCGTTACGGGTCGATCGGGTTGATACGCTCCAAGCTTGCAATTGAGCTTAGTTCCTACTTTACCTTCGATAACGGAGAAGACCAACCACCAACCAGTTTGCGATGGAAGAATAAGGAGTTTGAACTGGATCAGCACTGGTGGAGGGAAACGTACATCGGTAAAAGGAAAGCCAAAGTGCTGTAG